aaagcggggggggggggggggggggaatcaaaggGTAACAGGCCCTGTGGCAGCATGGCTCTTGGCGACTTTGCCCACCTGTTCCTGCTCTGGGCAATTTCAGGCCCTGGAAATGCTCCTGCCCCATCCTGGTAACCAGGGCCACAGCCAGGGCAAGCTCAGCGGCGGGGAGGAGCTCTGCAAGGAAGCAAGGTGGAAAGGGGATCTGTCCCAGTAAGAAACCTGATGTTAATGCTtttcctgagttttttttttccaacttgtgGAGGCACTAACTGGGTGCTGTCAGGTGGAATCAGACCTGCGGGTCCTGCCGGGAACATTGCCAGCTAGGCAGGGAAGGGGGTTGCATAGCTGTGCATTTGGGGACACTCATATGGGCAGGTTTTGAAGCCTGCAAGATGGAATAAAACGTCAAGCAATGTAGCAAAAACAGGGCAGAGGCGAAAGTCGGGGCTGCCAGAGAGCATGGGACCccatgcagcagggcaggggcattGTCCCCTCCTGGTGGCACCCAGGCACTGCATGGGTGCACCCCGGTGCGGCTGTCCCCATCCCCCCAAGCAGCCCTCGCTGGTGACCCGTTTGGGCTGCCGGCGAGCGAGGCGATGAAGCCAGGGGATTGCAGGGCTGGCCAGAAATAGGCATCTGTTTCAGGATGCGGTGATGAGGCCATCAGCCTCAGTGCTGCACGGGCCAGCTCGTCTTTGGGCGCCAAGAGTGAGTGGGGGTGCATGGACGGGCTTGGGGTGCTGATGCTAGGGCTGTGGCAGCCGCACTCCAAACTCTCCCTCCGTGCTCTGGCCAGTCTCACTTTTCCAAGGAGACCATGCAGACTTGCCTCATTTAACATCGGTAAGGTGGGCGCCCTTGTCTGCTGCCTGACTACACTGCCACGTTCACACACCATTAGCCAGTTGCACCAGTGCCAGCTCTTTATGACCCTGAATTTCCCCTCGCTTCAATCCCCCTGCACGAGGGTTTCTCAGGGAAATGCTTGGCGATGTCTGGCTACAAAGGACACCCCAGCGAGCCAGCGGCAGGCAGTGGGGATGCTCACCGCGGTGAGCAGAGGGACCCGTGCCCAGCACCAGCTGGGGACGGCGAGGCACCGGCGTGACGCGTCTCCATTCCTTTGCAGGTGCACAAGGAGCCAGAGAAGCCGCCCACCCCTGTATACCTCAATATCCAGGAGCTGCAAGAGGAAGCGGCAGCCGCCAGCTCAGCCTCGCAAGGCCAGGAGGAGCCCCACAGCTCCCTGGCGGACTGGGAAACCCACACTGACACGGACAGTGGACACTTGTTTTATTACAACCCAGTCACCGGTGAGACCACGTGGGATTGCCCCTTTGAGCAGGCAGAAGATGGAGTGAGTCCCGCCGCCTCTCCCGCCTCCTCTCTCGCCCACAGCCCTGAGTTAGCCGAATGGGGCCAGTACATGGATGAAGCCAGCGGACAGGCTTTTTTCTATAATTCAGTAACAGGTGAGACGTCGTGGGACCCCCCCTATACGGGAGACGAAGCCAGCTCCCAGGACATGTACCCAGGGGCTGTGCAGTACAGTCCCATGGAGCAGCGGGTGAGCACCGTGCGGGCACACGTGGACGGGGCAGGGCGGGCAGCAGGTCCCACAGCAGGGAACGCAGCCAGGCTGGCACAGGGATATCTGCCCAGCCGACGCTCTCCGTGGCATGCAGCTGGGGGATGCCACGGGCAGCGGCTTCACCTGCCTTCCGTTTGCAGCCGCCTACTCCGGAGACAGACTATCCTGACCTGTCTCCCGATGAGCTGGAGGGTTATCCCGAGGAGGACTACTTGCCTGTGGGCTCCTACGAGCATGGTGCCTCGCCATATCTGCCCCAGAGGCGCTCTGAGGAGCTGGGCTCACCACCGGCCTGGTATGGGCTGAGCCACCTCGAGGGAGCTGTCTTCTGCCCTGAGCACTACACCGCAGACACGGTACGGGTCAGGGACCACTGGTGGGGGACAAGCATCCCTTGCAGGGGCTTAAATGCTGGGGAAAAGAGCCCCAAAGAGGAGCATGGGGAGGTGATGCCAGGATGCAATCCCATCCTTCTTTTGGGAGCAGTTGTCCCTCTCTGGGTCGGCTGATCTCCGCTGTGTCCCAGGATGGGCTGGTCCCTTAGGCATCACCCAATGTGTTCCCTCCGCAGGTGCTGGtgcccggccaccacaaaagggCCAGCAGCGGCTCCAGCCAGGACAGCGGACTCTTTGCCGCCTGGCACAACAGCGTGCCGCCAGCAGTGCCGGAGCACAAGGAAGAGAAGGTGAGCTGCCATGGTGGGCACTGGGGTGCACCAAGCACTTCTGTGCCCCAGCACTGGGGATGGCAAGGATGCGTGGGGACTTCTGCAAGCAAGCAAGGGAGGGATTTAAACCCCATCTGGTTTTGCCTTCCAGTTCAAAAGCCTCGAGAAGGCCGGCGTGCTCAACCGAACCAAAACAGTGGACAGAGGGAAGCGGTTACGGTAAGCACGTCCCAGCGTGCCCCGTTGCGGCATTGCTGAGCCCAGGCTGGAGGAGCAAATCCAGGCATGCCCAAAATCCCCTCCTCACCCTGCTGCAGCTCTCATGTTGGGGGTGACGGTGTCCAGGCACACATGCAGGGGCCAAGGAGTGCTGGAAGGGGCCTCCCTGGCTGGGCTTGGGCAGAACAGCCTCCCACTGGGACAGCAGGACAACAGGGTCCTCAGCAGCAAGGACACATGCCTGTGCTGTCCCTATAACTGACCTTCCCATGTCTTGTCCCCAGGAAAAACTGGAGCTCCTCCTGGACTGTCCTGGAAGGGGGAATCCTGACCTTCTTCAAGGACTCAAAGCACTCGTCCGCTGGTGCCTTGGTAAGTGTCCCATGGGTCTCTACCACCACACCATGGCCATGGCTGCTTGCAGCACAGGGTTAAGCGTGGTGGTGGTTTGGGGCACAGATGTGATGGCGAAGGTGATGCTCCAAGCTGGTGTGGCTCTCAGCACATTTGCATTCACACtccccgcagcacacacatacacacgctcCTGCTGCGTTGCAGAGCCAAGACGGGCCAGGCCGCTCCGCCAGGGCTGTTTTAACATGAGAACAAGCAAATTGAGCACATTTGGCTCAGCGGgaaaggaagcaaagcaaaacccAGCCCCCAATCCTAACGGCTGCAAGCAGGGCCCAAATGCAGAAGCTGGCTGTGGCGCCCCGAGCCCAGCACCCTCGTGCCGACACCATCTTGCAAAACCCTGCGGTGATGGCTGCAACGGGAAGAGAAAGAGGCCGGCCTGAAACCCTCGTggggaagagacgcagctgtcccTGCTCCGATATCAATGGAGAAGGGGCTGGATGGAGGGGAAGGAGCCTCTCCCAAGTGCTGATGCCCTTTCCTGGCCCCCAAAGGCCAGGATACGAGGAAGGCCAAGCATTTCAGATGTCCCGTTCCTCCTAAAACCCCATGGGTATATCGCCCTCATGGACATCCACTTGACAACCTGCAAAGACAGGGCAGCATTTCACTTAGTGCTCCATTCCCCATGTTAACACTGCTACAAGATGCTGTAACCAGCACAGACCCTGAAGATCCCCGGGGGCTCCATCAAGGCCCTGCTCCTCCAGGGCTGGGGCTTAGCCCATGAGAGGACAGTGTCTATCAGGCACAGTTCCATCCCGGCCAGCAGCTGTGACACTCTTGGTACGGGCCAGGGAGATGGGAGCAATTCCTGTTGCATCgcaacagcctcctgccctgGTCCATGCAGATGCAGAGAGGAGATCTTGGTGCCTTGGGAGGGGATGGACCTGCAAGGGGAGATTTGCTCCTCCTAAAGGCTACATTTGTAggggagaaaaatagaaatgggCACTGCAGAGGTGCCGATGTTAGGAAGTGAACGTGTGGACTCGCTTCTGTATTTTTTGTTATCCTGATGTGGTGTGCGAGGCTGGTGTCAGCGCCCGGCCCCTGCTCACTGCTCCCTGGCTGGGGgacacaacagccccactggCAATCCCCAGTACCTCGACCATCATGGCCTGGCGCTGCCCTTCCTTTGAGCCCAGAAAATCAacccagcctcctgcctgcagggccagagggctgctccacgggaggttgtAATCAGCCCCAGTTAGCCCCTCTCAGGTGGGATTTGTGGGTCCAACCCCCACAAGCCCCATGGACATCCCAGCTGCTGACGTCCTGCTTGGGCACGTGCCCAGCATGATCCTATCCTCAGCCAGTCCCAGCAGCTTCAGGCCTGGCATCCAGGTGTTTTACTCCAGCCTCAGATGCAGGCGATCACATCGTGGCCCCATCCCCTCTGGTCAGGCTCCAGTGGTGTCATCATCCCCTTGTTCCCTGCAGAGACACCCTGCCACCCTGACCACACCGGAGCACACAGTGGAGCTGCGAGGGGCCACCGTCGCCTGGGCTAGCAAGGACAAATCCAGCAAGAAAAATGTCCTGGAGGTGAGTTTCCTGGGGGCAGCGGGACATTGACCACCCACTGGGGTCTGTGCATGCCCCACCTGCCCAGCTTCAGTTCATCTCGCCGGCAGCAAAGGGGAGCAAAAGCCACCAGAGTGGGATTGCTGTGATTTATGCATTTAGTCCCTGTGAACATGCCCCTGTGAACATGGCCATGCCCATGCCAGGGGCAAGGGGGGAAATGCTGTGTCCCCAGTGCCATTCCTAGGGGCGCCCATAACCCAGGGACAGCCCCAACACCCCATCCAGGCTGGCCCCATCACATTCATGGTGGGGTTTCTCTTCCTCAGCTTTGCACATGGAGGAAACTTGCAACAAATGAGAAAGGGCCATGGGGGAAGTTTATAAGGAAATCGGAGTGGGAGGCCCAGGGTTTGTGAAACTGGGCAGACCCATCCCCACTGCAGCTGAGGCAACACAAAAGAAGGTGGCTGGGATCATTAGTGTAATGAGTTGTGCACCATTTACAGCCACAACCTGGCCCCTGCCTCACCTGAGAGGAGAGATGATGAAGGTAGGACAGGGGATACAGCCAAATGCAGATATGGTCCAGCAGAGCCCCAGAGTGGAGCTGGCTGATGTTGGGGTGGAGGACACTCCCCGGGGGATGTGGCCATGTCATCTTCAGAGCACGGCCCAGCTCTGGCTCCCTCATGCCAtatctggggacatggggactgCAGAGCCGGGTGACAGAGTGGTATGGTGCCCCTGCCCTGACCACTGCCTACTGCTCTTGTAGCTGAAGACACGGGAGGGTTCGGAGTTCCTCATCCAGCATGACTCAGAGCAGATCATCGTCACGTGGCAGAAGGCCATCGTGGACAGCATCGGCCGGCTGGTGAGCAGGCGCCTGCGCAGTGGCCGGTCCCTTCCCCAGGACCTCCCACGCTCGGGATGGGCACACGCATCTCATCCTGCCCCTTTCTTAGGGTATAGACTTTCCTCCGGAAGAGGAGGTGGAAAACAGGGCTGAATTTGGATCCAAGGAGAAACTGGGAGCCGGCGAGGAGAAGAGGACTGCAGGTGAGCAAGCGACCCCTCTCTCCCGGGAGCAAAGCTTTCAGGGCCACAGCGTGGCAGGTCTGCCCGCATGGATGGATATGTGGGTGGCACTGGCAGAGCAGGGCACGCCCCCTGCAAGGACAGGGGGACAGCAGAGGTGCCGCATTGGCCCCAtgcacacagccctcagggcggGAGGGAGCCCTGGGCAGTGTCCATCCCACATCCGGGCCAAGAAGCGACGTTCTCAGCATCCCAGCATCCTCCTTGATCCCCCAAGCCAGGTCCCAGCCCCAAGCCCTTCCCGGTCCCATTTGGGGGTATCCTCACCTCTCCCCCATCTCCGCCAGCATCTGGGCAGGCAACGCACAGTGCCAGCAGTGAAAGCGACTCCAGCAAAGTGCGCAACAAGCTGCGCAAGTTCCTACAGAGACGGCCCACGCTGCAGTCGCTGAGGGAGCGGGGCTACATCAAAGGTAGGCACTCAGCCGGGCTCATGGGACACACCGGGGCCGAGCCGACCGTTTCTAGCACATCTCGCAGGGCTGCCTCTCTGCATGGTGCAGCGCAGGCATGTTCCTGCTGGAACGAGGATTTTCCCCTGCCCCATTCCTCCTCGAGACTTGCTTCTGGGCATCCTTTCGGCTCCATCATCTGTACTCAAACCTTCTCTGTCTGTGTTTTGCAGATCAGGTGTTCGGCTGCTCCTTGCAAGTGCTATGTGAGCGGGAGCGGGGCACGGTGCCCCGCTTTGTCCAGCAATGCATCCAGACAGTGGAGAGGAGAGGTACCGTTGCCCCCACGAGCCAGGGGCTCAGGGtcaggcagagcctggggagcaaCCGACAGGGGTACCGCCACCAGGCTGCACCTAACCAGGAATTTTTCTTGCGCCCTCTGCCAGGTTTGGACATAGACGGACTGTACCGAGTCAGCGGCAACCTGGCAACGATCCAGAAACTGCGCTACAAAGTGGACCACGGTAGGGCCGGGGGTGGCTTGgtttctcttctccccccccgcAGACATCTCCCACTGGCTCTTCTTGTCGTCATATGGAGAGTGAGGCCCCAAGGATGCTGGCAGCGCTTTGCAGCTTGCATAGCATCTCTTTCCAGGGCAGAAAATGGCAGCTGGAAATATCCATAGTGGAAATAAGAGGCAAACATAAAGCTGAGGGTCTCTGAGGGCCCCACGTGTGAGGGGCTCTGGCTTGGAGGAGTGAAATGTCACTTATGTTCAGCCAGAGAGAAAGGGACAGGAGCCCCATGGACAGGGAGATCCTCTCCTGTCCTCGAGGCTCTGGGAATTCACTGCAATCCCCGGCTTGTCCAGGCCTGGTCTTGTTAAAGTGGGCTGGGTCCCAGCAGGGAGCTGCTAAGCAGATCTCCCCTGATAAGAAGGGATTTGGGGGGTGGACATGGAGCTTGCTCAGACAGAGCTTGGCTTGGTTTTCCACTTGGTTTTACCGTGTCATGTGCAGGTGCATGGAGCCACGTGGCTCCCCTGCGCAGTGGGCGAGCCGAGGGTGGCAGAGGCAGCCCTGAGATGTCCTGGCCATTGGCATGGGACTGGGGGCACATCTTTCTAGctctgctgggctgcactggCAGACAGCACAGCCTGCAAACAGCATGAGTCCCATGCCCTGTGCCTGGACCTGCCTAAGGTGCTGTCCTGTCCCTGCAGATGAGCACCTTGACCTGGACGATGGGCGGTGGGAGGACATCCATGTCATCACCGGGGCCCTGAAGCTGTTTTTCCGCGAACTGCCAGAGCCGCTCTTCCCCTTCGCCCACTTCGACAAGTTCATTGCTGCCATCAGTAAGGCTGGGAGCCTGGTCCAGCCCCAGCGCCGAtgctcctctgccccttcccatCACGTTTCACCCCCAAAACCACTTCCCCCTTGGACTACATGGGCTGGGCTTGGAGCTGTGGAGTGGCTCCTTGGGGATGGTTCCCTCCCCAAGACCACCCCAGGGTCCATgttggaggaggctggagggaagGGATGTCCCTGCTGACCGTTGGGAATGGCAGTGGGTGCCAGTTGCGATGCCTGAACTCACCCTGGCTGAGCACAATGAGGGGATGAGGCCAAAGCAGAGAGCCCCCAGGACATGAGTGGGTCCTCACAGCACCCCTGGGACCTAGGAGAGGTTCCCCACCATGCTGATGTGCTCAGCAGTGCTGTGGGAGCTGTGCCATGGAGATCTGCCCCGCTCTGTCCGTGTCACCTTCTCTATGGTCAGGCAGGCCCCAGACAGGGGTCCCAGCTCCACGGGACAGATCCAGCACCCTAGCATGTCCTGTTTGTCCTTCCCTTGCAGAGATGCAGGAGCCAACGCGGCGGGGACAGTGCATCCGTGACCTGGTGTATTCCCTCCCGCCCGCCAACCATGACACCATGAAAGTCCTCTTCCAGCACCTGTGCAGGTGACACCCATTGCACAGCCCAGGGACCCTGCTCCTGTCCAGCCATTGATAGCGGGGTCCAAAACATGGGCAGCAGCCACAAACCACCTGGTCCCCATGACTAAAGCCAGCCCTGTGCATGGTGGCAGCAAGGGGGAGAGAGTAGAGGGTCCCAGGGCCAAATTGGCAGGAAAACTGGGCCAGCTCATGGGCTGGGGTCATCTGATGGCAGACCAAGGGCACTGGGTGCATTGATGGCACCATGACGCCATCCTTCTCCCTGCAGGGTGATCGAGCACAAGGAGGAGAACCGGATGTCAGTGCAGAGCATTGCTATTGTGTTTGGTCCCACACTGCTGCGACCAGCAAGCGAGGAGGGCAACATGGCCATGCACATGGTCTTCCAGAATCAGATAGTGGAGCACATCTTGAACCAATACAGCTACATCTTCCGGGACAGTTAAGCCCGGCAGCACAGAGACACATGGGACAAGCACAGTGGCAGGGACATGAAGGAGCAGAATCGCAAGGGAAGGACTCTCAATGCCTCGTTGCATAATGCTAGCCTGTTCTTGGACTATGGACCATAGTGACAGAGATCATTGGCTCAATAAATGGGCAGTACCGGGGAATGGTGGCGTGGCTGACTCTGTGCCATTGGCTGCCTGAGCTACATGAACCCAGGACTCAGTTCGAGCGACGGGTGCTGGAGCCAATGGCAAGTGAACTGGGCATCCCCAGGCATCACTGTCCTCTGCTGCTCCTTCCTGGTGGGGCTGGTGGTCACAGGGAATCAACCACAGCAGAGCAAGCGGCTCCTGACAGGGAGGTTGAGCTCCCAGGTGTGCACAGAGTTGGGGAGGGTTCCAAAGATCACAGCCTGCTAAGGCCGTTCCCCCCACTGAGACAAGCCCCACAGGGACGGGAGCCCTTGGCGCAGCCCTAAGCTCCCTCCAGGCATGGCTGAAGGCAGCAGAGAGGAACACGTTTTGCTGCGATGCTCTTTCCAGCTCTGACCCTCCGTAGTccctgcttttgcttttcttgcccACCTCAGGGTTTTaatttccctccctctcttgcaTAGCCGTTGTTCCCCCACGTCCCACTCCGGCGAGATGCTTTACTAGGGCAGCAGGTCCATATCCTGTGCGTGGCCGGGGGCACCGTGCCACTGCACAAGCAGTTATGTCTGATGGCTGATCTGGTAGGTGGGACGGGCTCGAGGACCAACGGTGCGTCCAGTCAGTCCATCAGAAACATCCCTCCAGGGGCTCTCAGggggcagagaggtgggcagCCCAGCATTTTCaggcaaaacacagcaaaaccgCATTGCGCTGGCACCACAAGAGTTTCTCTGGTATGGCGATGGGGCAAAAAGGGGCCACATTGTCCAGCAGGGAACTGTCCCCAaggctggggcagctggaggagggcagagagctcggagaggccaggctgtgcctgtggCCAGAGTCAGCATccagcaggagctggctggcaATTTTGCTGGATAAAGAGCCCATTTAGGCACACGAACGAGGCATTTTCTTGCACACCCAGCTCCAGTGCCCTGTTGGGACCCTCCATGGTGACCCATGTCACAATGGCAGAGCGGATCTGCTGTTCATCACTTTAATCTTGCAAAGCCACGGATGGACTAGGAGCACGGGAGCATGGGGGCCTTTGGGCGCACAAGGAGGAGGGTTCAGCCATGCAgaggggtgctgggtgccaggggctgtgcCACTTCTCTGGGGCAGAGGGCACGTCTCCTGCAGCCATGCCTGGCCGCGCTGCACCACCCCGTGGCAGAAATGCCGTTTCCATCTGCTGGAGCCCATAGACTGTGAGGCCACGGATGGTGAAGCCAGGGGCGCACGGGGTTGCGTCGCTCTGTCCCCAGAGCTGTTTCTATCAAATTCAGGTTCTCACCAGGGGCTAGAGCATAGCTGCCACTGGGATGCACTTTGAGGCACAGTGGAGATGGTTTGGGACAATGGGGATGGCTCAGAACACGAAAGGGACTGTACCTGACACAGCAAAAATGGTTTGGGACACAACGGGGGACTTGGGACACAACGGGGATGCTAGGGGACATGACAAGGCTGTTTAGGCACAGGATGGGGATGCACTGGGACATGACAGGGATGCTCTGGGACACGATGATGATACCTTGGGACATGACAGGGACAGTTTGGGCACAGGGGCGATGCTCTGAGGCATGAGGGGGACAGTTTAGCATACAACAGGGATGGTTTGGGACTCAGCAGGGACACAATAGGGATGCTTTGAGACACAGCAGGGACATGAGGGAATGCAGTGGGGATACTTTGGGACACAGGATGCTTTGGGACCCAGCAGGGACACTAGGGGACACTTTGAGAGGACATGGGATACTTTGGGACATAAGGGAAGTGCTGTGACACACAGCGGGCACTTTTGGACACAAGGGGAGGCTTTGGGACATAAGGGGACTCCTTGAGATGCAATGAAAACGCTCTGAGCCGCAGCGGGAACGCTTTGGGACACGAGGGGACACTGTGGGAAACTTTGTGACATGAAGGACGTGACAAAGACTTTAGGAAACAAGGGGCCACTTCAGTATGCAGTGACAACACTTTGGGACATGATGAAGACACTTTGGGCCAAAATAAGGACACTTTGGGACACTTTGGGAGGCAGCAGGGATACTTTGGGACACGGGGGGATGCTTTGGGGCATGAGGGGACGATTTGGGACATGACAAAGACACTTTGGGAAACAAGGGGACACTTTAGGATGCAACGAGGACACTTCGGGCCACAGCAGGGAAACTTTGGGCCAAAATAAGGACACTTTGGGGATGCAGCAGGGATGCTTTGGGGCACGAGGAGACCATTTGGGAGGCAGTGGGGACCCTTTGGGACACTCGGGGACACGCTGGGGCGCCGCGGCGCGGAGGGCAGGTCCCGGGGCGGTGgcggaggggcgggcgggggcggcccggggcggtGCCGCggcccctcggggcgggcggactcggcgcagccccggcccggccccagccccagccccggccccggccccggccccgcgcggcgccgtcgccccccgccccggcctccaTCTTgtgcgcggccgccgcggcgcggctccAGGTGCggcaggcggcggggagggccgcgaccgggcaccggggggggggccgggacggcggggccgcccccgccctgccccgcgcggGCCTCCATCGCCGGGGAGCGGGACGGGCCGGGAGGGGAGACCcagcccgggcagccccgcgggcccgggccgggcgctgGCCACGCCGGGACCCCCAgagccattccccccccccccggggccgtgcgGGACCCCAGGAGCGATCCCCCCCGGGGCCATGTGGGACCCCCGGAGCGATCCCTCCCCCGGGGCCATGTGGGACCCCCGGAGCgatcccccccccggggccgtgtGGGACCCCCGGAGCGATCCCCCCCGGGGCCGTGTGGGACCCCCGGAGCGATCCCTCCCCCTGGGGCCGTGTGGGACCCCTGGAGCGATCCCCCCCGGGGCCGTGTGGGACCCCTGGAGCgatcccccccccggggccgtgtgggacccccggagcgatcccccccggggccgtgcgggacccccggagcgatccctccccccggggccgtgcgggacccccggagcgatccccccccggggccgtgtgggacccccggagcgatcccccccccggggccgtgtGGGACCCCCGGAGCGATCTCTCCCCCGGGGCCGTGTGGGACCCCTGGAGCgatcccccccccggggccgtgtGGGACCCCCGGAGCGATCTCTCCCCCGGGGCCGTGTGGGACCCCTGGAGCGATCCCCCCCGGGGCCGTGTGGGACCCCTGGAGCgatcccccccccggggccgtgcgggacccccggagcgatcccccccggggccgtgcgggacccccggagcgatccctccccccggggccgtgcgggacccccggagcgatccccccccggggccgtgtgggacccccggagcgatcccccccccggggccgtgtGGGACCCCCGGAGCGATCTCTCCCCCGGGGCCGTGTGGGACCCCCGGAGCGATCCCCCCCGGGGCCATGTGGGACCCCCGGAGCGATCTCTCCCCCGGGGCCGTGCGGGACCCCCGGAGCGATCTCTCCCCCGGGGCCGTGTGGGACCCCCGGAGCGAtttcccccccccggggccgtgtGGGACCCCCGGAGCGAtttcccccccccggggccgtgtGGGACCCCTGGAGCGATCCCTTCCCTGGGACCGTGCGGGACCCCCAGAGCGATCCCCCCCTGGGCCGTGCAGGACCCCCAGAGCGATCCCCCCCCAGGGCCATGCGGGACCCCCGGAGCgatccccctccccagggccctgtGGGACCCCCAGAGCGATCCCCCCTGGGGCCGTGTGGGACCCCTGGAGCGATCTCTCCCCCGGGGCCATGTGGGACCCCCGGAGCGATCTCTCCCCCGGGGCCGTGTGGGACCCCTGGAGCATTCCCCCCCAGGGCCATGTGGAACCCCCGGaccaatttcccccccccccccggggccgtgtGGGACCCCCAGAGCGATCCCTTCCCTGGGACTGTGTGGGACCCCCAGAGCGATCCCTTCCCTGGGACCGTGCGGGACCCCCGGAGCGAACCCCCCCGGAGCCATGTGGGACCCCCAGAGCGATCTCTCCCCCGGGGCCATGTGGGACCCCCGGAGCgatccccctccccagggccatgCCAGACCCCCCTGGAGTGATCCCTCCCCCGGGGCCATGCAGGACCCCCAGAGCGATCCCCCTCCTGGGGCTATGCGGGACCCCCAGAgccattccccccccccggggccgtgcgGGACCCCCGGAGCGATCCCTCCCCAGGGCCATGCCAGACCCCCCTGGAGTGATCCCTCCCCCGGGGCCATGCAGGACCCCCAGAGCGATCCCCCTCCTGGGGCCATGTGGGACCCCCAGAGCCattcccccccccggggccgtgcgGGACCCCCGGAGCGATCCCTCCCCCACGGCTGTGCAGGACCCCCGGAGCAATCCCTCCCCCGGGGCCATGTGGGACCCCCGgagcaatcccccccccccggggccatgTGGGACCCCCAGGAGTGATCCCCCCCCCCGAGGCCATGTGAGTCCCCCGGAGTGATCCCCCCTGGGGCCATGCGGGACCCCTGGAGCGATCCCCCCCCAGGGCCATGCAGGACCCCCGGAGCGATCCCTTCCCTGGGGCCATGTGGGACCCCCGGAGCGATCCTTCCCCTAGGGCTGTGTGGGACCCCCGGAGCAATCCCTCCCCCGGGGCCCTGTGGGACCCCTGGAGCAATcacctgccatgccatgccagatCCCCAAAAATGTTTCCTCCATCTGCCTGGGGCTGTATGGGACCCCAGGGACCATGTGGGATGCCAGGAGCCATCGATCACCCCCCCAGAAGCTGAGCAGGACCCTGAGGAGCCCtggcagtgccccccccccccccgccccacaccctTCCCTATAGTGCAAAGGGGCAATTTcccccagcactgccaggctggggggcacacAGCCCATCCGGCGCTTGGCGCTGCACAGGCAGGAGCAACCCCAACCCAGCATCTGGGTCTGAACCTCCCTCCCTGGCGCAGGCACCAAGGGGTTACAGCCCAGAATCAGCTTTGGTGGC
The sequence above is a segment of the Struthio camelus isolate bStrCam1 chromosome 25, bStrCam1.hap1, whole genome shotgun sequence genome. Coding sequences within it:
- the ARHGAP27 gene encoding rho GTPase-activating protein 27 isoform X3, with protein sequence MGDRASSVLQRSKSRVSRLLNLGKVHKEPEKPPTPVYLNIQELQEEAAAASSASQGQEEPHSSLADWETHTDTDSGHLFYYNPVTGETTWDCPFEQAEDGVSPAASPASSLAHSPELAEWGQYMDEASGQAFFYNSVTGETSWDPPYTGDEASSQDMYPGAVQYSPMEQRPPTPETDYPDLSPDELEGYPEEDYLPVGSYEHGASPYLPQRRSEELGSPPAWYGLSHLEGAVFCPEHYTADTVLVPGHHKRASSGSSQDSGLFAAWHNSVPPAVPEHKEEKFKSLEKAGVLNRTKTVDRGKRLRKNWSSSWTVLEGGILTFFKDSKHSSAGALRHPATLTTPEHTVELRGATVAWASKDKSSKKNVLELKTREGSEFLIQHDSEQIIVTWQKAIVDSIGRLGIDFPPEEEVENRAEFGSKEKLGAGEEKRTAASGQATHSASSESDSSKVRNKLRKFLQRRPTLQSLRERGYIKDQVFGCSLQVLCERERGTVPRFVQQCIQTVERRGLDIDGLYRVSGNLATIQKLRYKVDHDEHLDLDDGRWEDIHVITGALKLFFRELPEPLFPFAHFDKFIAAIKMQEPTRRGQCIRDLVYSLPPANHDTMKVLFQHLCRVIEHKEENRMSVQSIAIVFGPTLLRPASEEGNMAMHMVFQNQIVEHILNQYSYIFRDS
- the ARHGAP27 gene encoding rho GTPase-activating protein 27 isoform X1 produces the protein MELAGRREDVYVLVEYGFEYQAKDGTLISIKPNERYVLLKRTNDHWWHVKKSKDARPFYVPAQYVKELPPIAAPVPLGKLPHTGPVGLEPARSVQELPLGYEYRFLGATEPATLPHGTAPRRDSPPTLSSFGAARGPLRAGGPPSLSCHPTEPVRPTQSLDDLARVTLEPQPARGPAEGLHEDPSGHPQLLGNSRSETLYITSKEMARRWLGSSHTAQVHKEPEKPPTPVYLNIQELQEEAAAASSASQGQEEPHSSLADWETHTDTDSGHLFYYNPVTGETTWDCPFEQAEDGVSPAASPASSLAHSPELAEWGQYMDEASGQAFFYNSVTGETSWDPPYTGDEASSQDMYPGAVQYSPMEQRPPTPETDYPDLSPDELEGYPEEDYLPVGSYEHGASPYLPQRRSEELGSPPAWYGLSHLEGAVFCPEHYTADTVLVPGHHKRASSGSSQDSGLFAAWHNSVPPAVPEHKEEKFKSLEKAGVLNRTKTVDRGKRLRKNWSSSWTVLEGGILTFFKDSKHSSAGALRHPATLTTPEHTVELRGATVAWASKDKSSKKNVLELKTREGSEFLIQHDSEQIIVTWQKAIVDSIGRLGIDFPPEEEVENRAEFGSKEKLGAGEEKRTAASGQATHSASSESDSSKVRNKLRKFLQRRPTLQSLRERGYIKDQVFGCSLQVLCERERGTVPRFVQQCIQTVERRGLDIDGLYRVSGNLATIQKLRYKVDHDEHLDLDDGRWEDIHVITGALKLFFRELPEPLFPFAHFDKFIAAIKMQEPTRRGQCIRDLVYSLPPANHDTMKVLFQHLCRVIEHKEENRMSVQSIAIVFGPTLLRPASEEGNMAMHMVFQNQIVEHILNQYSYIFRDS